The DNA window TCTAGTGTAACTGCATGCTCTGCAAAGTATTGTGAACACACTCATCTGAGTACTTGCTAAGTTCTCCTTCTCCTTTGGAGACCCTGTAACAATCAGGTTAGCCTCTCAGTCCTCTGCCTAGATTTTTCAAGGTGAGACTATGTAGGAATACGTTGTTGCATCCCATAGTGACTTTTTCAGTTCTTATATTGCCTTGTTTTGATATTCAACATTTCCAGCTACCACACAAGAAGTCTGACCATCTCTCCTCATGAACAGCTTGATCTTACAGTTTAGCATAGCTCCTTATACAAGGAATGGAGCCATAGGTGTTCTCTTGGTAAGTAGGGTTTGCGCACAGCTCCGTACCATAATGTACTTCCCCACTTTCTGTCCCGTGCCAACGTATTTTAAGTGATGGATACCAAACTTAGCAGGCCTCTGATGTTCTTAAGTCCCACAGGCTATTCAACCTTGACCCTCACCATCTCCTTTTACTGATGATCCACTTATTTTTGATATCCTTCTTTGATGTCCCTGCCGTCCACCACAGCTTGATCAATTTTCCTGTTTGTTGAATACGGAACCTCCTGTGAATATAACACATCCCGCACCTCAGGTTCTCAGTGCTGCACCTTGATTTCCTTTGAAACCAACTAAGAACCGTGCACAACACTCTTCCCACATCTTTAAATCAAAAGCCCAATGGCCAATGACATTCTATAGTTTAGATAAGTACGCAGGCTCTTTAAATTACTCTAAGCTACTGCTTTCTAATAAGGCAAAGGATGGGGAAAGTTGTTTTAGTTAAGTTCTTCAGATCCACTTCTGAGTTAAGGGCATTTTTCACGTCTACAATTATTAACTGCTAATTTCATTACCCTTCCTTAATCTTCATTGTCTTTTCATTGATAAACCATAACCTCAAAATGATATAATGCTGGTAAAGTAGCGTCAGTCAGACTAATCTTTAGGTTCTTCCTCTCATGCTCACACATAGGCAGCCCCTTTGTTGCTATAGATCGTGATGTCATTAGGCTAAGGAAGATCAGAATTAAGCGAGACCAATTCCATACCAGCAAATCTACTTCAGAAAAGTCTGCCTtctgatgctctctctctctctctctctctctcattctctctctctctctctctctctctctctctctctctctctcacacacacacacacacacgcacgcacacacacgggggtgggagatggtatacattaataaaaataaatcttaaaaaaacaaatatgtctgccttcccttttcttctgggTAGAGGTCAGAGTTCATGTCTGTtgggaaaaaaacacaaaacaaaacaaaacaaaacaaaaagtccttCCTCTTGTAAGCCACTCATTTTTCCATTTCATCCTAGCGGAAAATATAAGAAAGATTATTAAGATGACATCTAGAATGATTAAAACTTTGAATGGCCAGGACTCTGGGCCATAGGCACAAAACAGAGCAGAAGCCAAGTCATGATTTCAAATTGTATTTAATTACAACGAAACTTATGTGAGCACCCGGGACGTTGAGGACTGTTCTTATGTAGCTTCCAAATGCTCCCGTGATTTTCATCACAGCACTATCTTTAAGTCATTAAATAGCTTATCTACTATTTGTATCTGAATAATGCTGACAGCCTCTTTCTGTCAGCACTAATATCTGCCTGATGTTATTAAGAGGAAAGGTCAATCTATCTGTCTTTCACCCTATCAAATAAAAATTCCAGTTGACTCATTATGATAAGGAAAATTCACATTAATTAAAGACGGTGctgaccccaaaagttcaacTATATTATAGAAATCCTACTTTAAAATTGCTCTAGTTATCATGCCATTAAACCCGTAAATTGGAATTCTTCTGGAATATTCTTTGCTTCATGCTGGTGTGTTCCAAACTTATCTCTTCTCACCCCAATCAGAAGTGGTCTGGATCACACACTGTGCGCAAACCTAGCCGTAGGCTCTGTGCttgttttttcatttaaaaatggtttactttgaatttttttctgagataTGGACAGTAGAGCATGCCAATCTGTCTACAGGACTCTTTCCCAGGTCATGGCATCTTTCCAAAGCAGCAACTGCTAGATAGGTGTCTTCATGCTGAGCTCCTGTTATTTCACATCTAGTCAGGCTTTTGTCATATGTATTAGTTACTTATGAACATAGAAACAGATTGTTGGTATTTTTACTATAGAAAAGCTAATGTGCGGCTTCGTACCAAGAGTAGTGGGACTCGTGACAGAATGTCTGTCATATGGTTTACATGGGACCTGTTATGTTTCTCACATCTTCCCTTAGAATCCTGCTGTTACAAAAATTGTTTGTTTTGACACATGTATTAATATCTTTTACAACCTCATTCAACTGTCACTTTCCTTGTCATACTACATATAAGGAACAAAacagtttctaaaattatttctaatCATTTTCTTGCCTGTTTGGAGTGCTGAATAGAAAGTGTTTTTTATAGggtgttaatttttttaaattgacagaTAAAATTGTGTGTGTTCACTACGTAAAATGTAACTAGAAGACGTTGTTAGGAAACGAAGATGTCCCTCTTTTATGGCACACACCCTTCCCTCCCCTACCTACAGGGACACTTCTCATGCTCCTCTGGGGGAATTTGTTCCTTTGGGGGAATTTTTTGACACTGAACTTGGATGGTTTCACTTCTCCTTGAGGCAAGAGCTTTCTCCTTTCAGATGCTTAGCCCTAGCCAAAGAGCAAGGCCCTTTGATTTCTCTGAACACTGAGCTTTCACTTGAGAAAATGCTAAGCTTGTCCTGTCTTGCAAGCAGCCCCTTCCAAGCCCTGCACATGCCACATCTGAACAGGCATGGAACAGGTTCCGAAAGCTCCCTCAGAGTCCACTGTGAGTAAGTATGCACCAGTACCCCAAAGGAAGGATCTCAAACGCCTGGAGAACACGCTCTCTTCTGCATGCTCCTAGAGTTCATAAGAAACCAACCTAGAACAGATTCCGCTCTTCGAAGACAGCCAAATCTCTAGACTCTCATGGAATTCCACCATTCTGAATGGGGTTGTTTCCTGCAGCTGTTTTTGCCGCTGTTTTTCTTCATGAAAAACTAAATGGTAGTAGAAGAAAATGGGCCAAAGACTGAGACATATGATTGAGTGCTTTCTGCTGTTGCAATAAAGATCACTACCTGACCATTAGAGAACcctccatgtggaaaaaaaatctcatcaggAAACAGGCCACCAAGGCACAACCATAGCCATTAAAGATCAGAAGAGAACTCTCTGAGTGAACTTGCCGGTGAggtcacagagaaagaagaataccATGACTCTCATGGCTATTTTCTCCTCACTGCTGCAGGTGAGAAGTCTAacacctcctccttctttcttcaagACAATAATCATTTTCCTCTTCACCAATTAACTCAGAAGAAAACTTATTGAATATATAATGTGTGCCATTTATAGTATTAACGGCAGCCATCTCTAACAATCACAtagtgttgttttggttttccaTGAGCCAGATAGTGATTACATACATTAGTTCACCCGATGACATCAGTCTTCCAGGTGAGCAACTGAGGAGGCACAGAAACAAGTTTACTTGCTAAGGATGTAAGTTCCAGAACCAGGCTGTGACCATGGATCTTTTAATCCCAACATGCATGGATGTATATGTTCTTGGCTTCTctatcatttaaagaaaaaagtgagGTCTGATGTTCAATGCTCTGGGGAAGACAGACAGGGGACAAGCACGCAGGCAATCTTTAATTTCAAATGGCGAACAGATAACACTGCAAAGCCCATACAGATTTGGAATGATAGTAACCAACTTTGGTGACTCTTGTCACACCTAAAAAAAGAGTGGAGAAAGTAAGGTGCCTAAATCCTTTTGAGGAAACTAAGGCAGAGAAGCTGGGAGGCACTGAGCAAGCGACCCAGCACCTCACTCCACGGCCTTGTCACCATGGTGACGCTTCCTGCAGAATGATGAGCCCAAGATGGGCTGGGGGAAATGAAACCCACTTGTATTCCAAAGTCTGCAGAGTAAGAAAACCCAACCTGGGTGAGATTCCTCCACATCCTGGATAAAAGTGAATACTTCCTTGTTAGCTCTCTTCCTCCCAGAAGTCTACGGCAGAGGCAAAGCCTTAAATTCTATCATATCTTAGTTGATGAGAAAGGAAATATTCCCTTGATCACATAAGCTTCTAGAAACAACCTAAGATAGGATCTATAGTCAGTGAAACGAGCAAACACAACATCTCTGTAAGATTCCACTACTCCTGGGCTTGGAAACATTGAAACACTTCTACAGACAATAAAACAGGGACTGGAGCTTTTGGGAAGTAAAGTTTCCCTCTCTGTAGATTTAAGGAAGAAACAGGACTTCATTTTCTCGTTTGACAATTACAGATATATTCTTTCACCTTTAAGTGTTATAGaaatcacaaaaaagaaaaacaagtttctcttttcctttcaaagAGTTTCTTGTCTGAAGATGTGGGAAAGGCTTGCATCTCTGGTTATCATGATTTACCTCATACATTATGTTACGTCCCCAGTCTTTGAAATAGGTATAGTCCATGTATCTAAGATTACTGCAAAGGGCAGAGTATCATTAGTTACTAACGCTGCTTTTCCTGGTCTCTGGCTTCTGATTGGCAATAGTTTAAAGGGGTGTGGTGGGAAGGCACAACCTTTTCACCTTACCAATATGAGTGCCACATATACAGACAAGTGGAAATTACCATTTCAGATCTAATAAATTaattgcttctcagccttttggctaagatcaagtgcagatctaataaattaaatatatttcttgttCCTTTTCCAGAACCATTATAAAGTTGTTGTtaatgttattgttgttgttgttgcttataattctcccccctccccctcctccttctcttcctcttccttcttcttcattattttggtttggtttggtttgatttgttcatttttggtgttttgttttgttttgtcctgggacttattatgtagtcctggctggcttccaactcacagatatatccacctgcttctgtgtcCCTAGTGCTTAAATTAGAGGTGTCCATCACTGCACCAGGCTCCTTAAAACATTCTAGGCATCATACTACTTCAAAACAGTCTACATTCATCATCTGATGTATCCCTTCATGTAGGACTGGATACTCTACCTGACTTCCAATGCTACCATATTAAAATGATTAGATAGCCACACACACAAGCTAGGCTAGCTAGCTTCAAATTAAGGTTAAAGGTTATCCAATAATCAAATGCTACACTAAGTCTCACCTTTCATATTTAGAAAGTTTCCCTTAAGATTATTCTGGGTAGTTAGACTATAAACATGAAAAGCTTATGCAACATTACAGAGCACTAGAAGGAGACATCCTAAGTTCATCACTCTCGGACAATGTTTATTACATTATGTACTATCTCCCATTTCTCACACCcctgaaggttaaaaaaaaaacaaaaaactaaaaaccacATTGAATATAGCATTCTTCAAAAATATCTCCTAGGTCTCATcacatttctttaaaatctgtAAATACAATTCGCATACTTCTTAATTGATTTCTCTGCATAATTGATTACTTTATTAATATAGTTGGTTAATAACTGAAAACAGAGCAAAATAACAAATTTCAAAGGCTTTTAAAGGTATAATATTTAGGGATATTTAATTCTCTGGATGAAGAAAATTCCCTCATACGCACCGCAGTACAAAAACTTTCAGCACATTTAATGGTATGGAAATGAAAATGGTACATTTATGTCATATACTCAGACATCACAGCACGTGTGCAGGGTTTATCGTGTTCTGTGTGATACACTGCTGGAAAAGTAAAAGGCCACACTGTACGGTCTGAAGTTTATGCTACTTCAAAAGTGATCATTTTCTCCAAAGGTAGTTTGCttcctttatttttacttaaaaacaGTTTTAGAATATAAAAcctcaacaaaataaaagactCAACTATGTGTTTTTGGAGAAGTACCCACAAACAACTCTGAGACCTTTGAAAAACAATCTAATTCCAATCACCGGCCTAAATAGGTCATCACTTAACTGAGAAGAATTAAAATTAGCAGTGTAGGGTCAAGTCTTTCCCTGAAACATTTGCAGCCTGTGTGTCCGTTCTCTTCAAAGTCAAACCAGAGAAAGTATCCTGGAGGAGCAGAATGAAAAGGTCGACGGCAAATCTCAGTCATTCTGCTCTGGGATTAAGGACAGTGTAGACACAGAGCTAGGGATTTACTCtagttggggaggggagagagggaaggtaaTAAGCTCATTACATGCAGGAGGGCGACAGAACGCTCCTTCCTGCTTCTCACAAACTTACTTCCACAGTGAACGCAAATGCAATTTAGCGAGACAAAGCACAAACAAGCCCTTCAGCCCACGTTAAGCCCCCATGATGAAACTAACCAGATCGAGAACCTTTCCACACACCGTTATAGATCCTGTGATCCCAACACTAGAAGGCTGAGGTGAGCATACcaggaattggaggccagcctgtgttGCACAGAGGGACCCAGGCTCACAGAATGACAACGGGAACTTTAGCATGGCCTGGCATCTTTAAGCATTTCCTCATCTTACACATTCTGATAAGCTCAGTAATTAAATCTCTCCGGGAAGCTTTCGAAAAAATAGAGTAAACAATCCCTTAAGGGCACGATACTTAAATAATGATACTAATAAATCATAAATGAAGATGTTTAACTGCTGGAGACATTCGAGATCCCTCCATTCCAAAGGGCTTCATCAATGTGTCAAAACCCAAGGACCCTTGACTTAGACTCAAGGCAGGGAGATGACAGAAAGGGGCAACAGAAGTGCAGAAAGAGCAGGTTTGTTTCCGGACTCTTCAAGGCAGCAGAGAAGGCACTCTCATTCTTTCTTAATTGAAAGTAACTTTGCTCCTGGCGGAAGTGGGAAGGGGTGTCCTTTCACATCCCTCAGCTGGTAACCATCTACCTACGCTGTATGGAGGAGAGGTCACCCCTGCCGAGGAAAGGGGTGTTCTTTTCACCTGCTTTCCGAACACCACTTCTCCCAAATGAGATCTTAAGAAATCCTGATTCCCTCGAGACTCCCTGTCTGTTTAGCGATGAAATGGAAGGACCTTGGCTGGCAAGGAGACGCGGGAGGTGTGGCATTTGGGGAACTGCTAAGGAACACCCtaagctacatttttttttctttttaagaaaaacgGGGGTGGGGGTATTGCCTAAACAAAATTAGGATTTACTCATCGCCAGATGGATGATAAAATATTTATGGTTTGCCCAAGACAAATTTAcacgccccccccccaacacGCACACACCCTGAAGCAAAGGCGGAAATAATCCCAGGGAAAGACTGAACAGGTTGGCTTGCTCCTACTACAACGTCTCTAAATCCTCTTTTCACCCTCTTGTACCAGTCGCCCCTAGTCCCcagcgcgcgtgcacacacataaacacacacacacacacacacacacacacacacacacacacacaccgagccCGGCCTCTAAGCGGTCACTTCTCCGCTCCCCTACCCCATCATTAGTTCTGAGCGGACTCTACCCAATAACAGCTCAGCCTCCGGGGTGTCCCTCTGGGTGGCGTTCCTAGCATCCAAAAGGTTCGAAAACGCCTGGGGATCTGGCGCCAGCGCCAAGGTTGAGGAACCGAGGGTTCCTCCTTCCACACCCTCAGCCTGAGAGAGGATTAAGTTGTCCCGGACAGGCAGAGCTCAGGAAGCGGTCCCTCCCACTCCAGCCTCCCTCGAGCTCGGACACCCAGGGGTCCCCAGCCTCTGTGGAGGTGAGCGCGCACTCACCGGAGGTGAGCTGCATCCAAGCACAGATCTTGTACACGGTGGCTGTGTTGCAGAAGAAGAAGAGGGTAAAGCAAACGATGCAGGCGATGATGAGCATCATGGAGAGACCGATGAAGAAGGAGGCAGCTTTGAAGGCGCCCGAGGGCAGCGTGGAGAAGTCCGTGAAGCTACCCCTGCAGGTCAGCTCCCGGGAGAAGCCGTTACCGATGCAGTAGTGGAAGAGCCCGAAATAGCCGGCTTGCGGGGTGTCCACGCCGTCGCCGATCCAGTAGGGCTGGATGAAGCACACCACGTTGACGATGGCAAAGCAGATGGTGAAGATGGCCCACAGCACGCCGATGGCCCGCGAGTTCCGCACATAGTTGGTGTGGTACAGCTTGGCAGCCTCCTGAGCCGGGAGCatcgcggcggcggcggcggcggcggctccgggcattctccccctcctcctcctccgcctcccgGTCCTCCGCCTCCCCCCGCCTCTCGGCGCGCAGGAGACACACTCGCCGAGCCGCGCGCGTAGCAATTCCCCTGCCTCCGCCTCAGCCCAGAAGCACCAGTTCTAGAGTCTGCATCCTCGCTCCCGGAAGGAGGGCGGGGGAACGTGGAGCACCCCTCCGGCTCACCAGGCACAGCCTCCCGCCcgcctcttccctccctcctggccCCGACTCCAGCCCTGCTCCGCACCCTCCACTCCTCTGCccgctgctgcagctgctgcagctgctgcagctGAAGCCTCCGAGCCCTCACGACCCCCACTCTTCTTCCCGCCTTTGACTCTTTCCTGAGGGATCTGCTGGTGCCCCGGGGCGCAGGGGACCGCAGCTACTCGGAGATGCTCCCGAAGTGTCAGAGCCAGAGAAGCAGCCCTGGAGTTGGGGGAATCTAAGAGCGCGCCCACAGGAATCCTAGAGGCACTCCCTGGATCCTGGAGGGTGTGCTGCGGGCCACGAGGCTGATCCTGAGAGCTTTTCATCACCGCACCGGAACGTGCTTTGACCTCTGCATCTctgcagagaaaaaaagaggcaGCAGTATGGCAGGTGTaggcaagaaaggaagggagatgagGTTGCCCCAGGGAGGCGTCCCTGTCAAAACCACAAAATTGCCCCTGGCTAACTCTTAGGTGACCTCAGGTtgacagatggagacaggagaagtTGGGCAGAAGTCTGTCACATAATAATGTAGAAGTCACACCTGGAGGGTGATGCTCTATTGTTTCTTGTCCCACTTTCCCACTATGCAACCAAATGAGCTATGGCCAATGGAAGCCCCCAAGCTTCTCTTGAAGTcaaacccttttctctcccacGGAGCTTGCAATAGATGGGACCTGCATGTACAGAAGTAATTGTCACGGATTTTAGAGTTTGTTTGAAAACATCGGATAACTTAGCAGGTGTCCTACTTATTGCACAAATACTCATTGGCAGCTAGCATGTGCTAAAGAGAAAGAGGGATGTGTGTCTTAACGCGAAGTACTTCCACCTCTCCCACAACCGAAAGCATTGTTTTTAGCCTAACTTCCCTGACTCGTTTGCAAACAATCTCTTGCACAGCTAACATGTACTTTGTACtgtctccttctttcccttcctttctgcaTTCTTGCCACTGCTCTCTTAACAGTCCTTTTGAAGCGAGTGGTTCATTTCTATCTCTAGTTCTTCTACTGCCATCGGTCACTGTTTTGTTCCGTCTGAACTGAATAGTGAACCCAGAATGCTCAATAGTAGGGATAGATTTGGGTAATTTTAAAGTCCGCGAGTGCTGGATTCTTTGAGCAGACAGAAGAATGCACCCATAGACTTTCATCCCAAAGTCTGCACTATGTAAAAGGCCGTTCAGTAAAAATGGACGCAAAGTCTAATGATGGAGATGAATTATGCTCTTGATCTGATACCCCAAGGATGTGCAATCATGGGAGGGGGGGAAGAGGCCTTTGGATAAGGGACACAGAAGGTAACGAAGGAGCTTCTGCTGCAACTGTGGAAATTTGAAAGCGCAAGTGTGGGGATTTCACAGGGAGCGTTTCCTATGCATCCAGCTGCGGTATTACAGTTCAAGATCCATGGAGCAGGGTTTTGAAAAGAGGACATCGTTAGGCAG is part of the Rattus norvegicus strain BN/NHsdMcwi chromosome 4, GRCr8, whole genome shotgun sequence genome and encodes:
- the Lhfpl3 gene encoding LHFPL tetraspan subfamily member 3 protein isoform X3, yielding MPGAAAAAAAAMLPAQEAAKLYHTNYVRNSRAIGVLWAIFTICFAIVNVVCFIQPYWIGDGVDTPQAGYFGLFHYCIGNGFSRELTCRGSFTDFSTLPSGAFKAASFFIGLSMMLIIACIVCFTLFFFCNTATVYKICAWMQLTSEKPTGRSTPNDPVTQITPSSTLVSAASHIWQDDDDDDDDDDDDDDDDDDSQDKLLTFRN
- the Lhfpl3 gene encoding LHFPL tetraspan subfamily member 3 protein; translated protein: MPGAAAAAAAAMLPAQEAAKLYHTNYVRNSRAIGVLWAIFTICFAIVNVVCFIQPYWIGDGVDTPQAGYFGLFHYCIGNGFSRELTCRGSFTDFSTLPSGAFKAASFFIGLSMMLIIACIVCFTLFFFCNTATVYKICAWMQLTSAACLVLGCMIFPDGWDSDEVKRMCGEKTDKYTLGACSVRWAYILAIIGILDALILSFLAFVLGNRQDSLMAEELKAENKVLLSQYSLE
- the Lhfpl3 gene encoding LHFPL tetraspan subfamily member 3 protein isoform X1, with protein sequence MPGAAAAAAAAMLPAQEAAKLYHTNYVRNSRAIGVLWAIFTICFAIVNVVCFIQPYWIGDGVDTPQAGYFGLFHYCIGNGFSRELTCRGSFTDFSTLPSGAFKAASFFIGLSMMLIIACIVCFTLFFFCNTATVYKICAWMQLTSGARTNPADRKFSRRSPKASRTSHLLVPDTACLVLGCMIFPDGWDSDEVKRMCGEKTDKYTLGACSVRWAYILAIIGILDALILSFLAFVLGNRQDSLMAEELKAENKVLLSQYSLE
- the Lhfpl3 gene encoding LHFPL tetraspan subfamily member 3 protein isoform X2, which encodes MPGAAAAAAAAMLPAQEAAKLYHTNYVRNSRAIGVLWAIFTICFAIVNVVCFIQPYWIGDGVDTPQAGYFGLFHYCIGNGFSRELTCRGSFTDFSTLPSGAFKAASFFIGLSMMLIIACIVCFTLFFFCNTATVYKICAWMQLTSGARTNPADRKFSRRSPKASRTSHLLVPDTACLVLGCMIFPDGWDSDEVKRMCGEKTDKYTLGACSVRWAYILAIIGILDALILSFLAFVLGNRQDSLMAEELKAENKDDGNA